From one Chryseobacterium sp. 3008163 genomic stretch:
- a CDS encoding DUF2207 domain-containing protein — MKKFIQIIIFFFCFLAFAQENIVELPIDALEYAEETNVQRERIVSFHSDIKIAENADITVTETIKVYAHGYEIRRGIFRALPTIRNINGGKEKITYKIISVEKDGIKEPYHIERQNGVFNIYIGDKDYQLSEGFYTYKIVYRTQDQIGHFKGYDEFYWNVNGTDWSFPVEQISATIHLPKNADILQNSCYTGVNGSTDKNCTSGKLSSTQIVFKANDLNEHENLTVAVGFKAGVLKEPSGFFKWIDRNWQSLPLFFIGIYLLFFYYNNWRKYGKDPEKPVVIPQFNAPNNLSPASLGYIDKGKFDTNLVTANLVDLSVKGFVDIDEVKDIKETYLSKIFTLKKVEASDYNLQGDQKLLLKKMFGKEKKISVNGIYSSKIKNAVEDFEKYIVKANRNVVEKVSNTKIVYQALKIILLTFFLALIADSLITWSFKILLIALVVTIFASLFATVLVFIWKDGNRIIFLVVLLFSSIVMLPIILMAFGGFGDITMFESNCFKFLIFGIISILIFQYLINKPSEEKVQLESEIEGFKMYLSAAEENQLKFHNPPEMTSDVFEKFLPYAIVFGVEGIWGKRFRDKMQETIDAAKPYSEIQNHFSYGFANSFTTTLKGTTVAPVSSFSSSSSSSSSRSSSSSSYSGGSSSSGSSGGGSSGGGGGGGGGGGW, encoded by the coding sequence ATGAAAAAATTTATTCAGATAATTATTTTCTTCTTTTGTTTTCTTGCTTTTGCGCAGGAAAACATCGTTGAATTGCCAATTGACGCATTAGAATATGCCGAGGAAACTAATGTCCAGAGAGAAAGAATTGTTTCTTTTCATTCTGACATCAAGATTGCAGAAAACGCTGATATTACCGTTACAGAAACCATCAAAGTGTATGCTCATGGTTATGAAATCAGGCGGGGGATTTTCCGTGCATTACCAACTATTAGAAATATCAATGGAGGAAAGGAAAAGATTACTTACAAAATAATTTCTGTAGAAAAAGATGGTATAAAAGAGCCTTATCATATCGAAAGGCAAAATGGTGTTTTTAATATCTATATCGGTGACAAAGATTACCAGCTGAGTGAGGGTTTTTACACCTACAAAATTGTTTATAGAACGCAGGATCAGATTGGTCATTTCAAAGGGTATGATGAGTTTTACTGGAATGTGAACGGTACAGATTGGTCTTTTCCGGTGGAACAAATTAGTGCCACGATTCATCTGCCAAAGAATGCAGATATTCTCCAAAATTCTTGTTATACAGGCGTTAATGGAAGCACGGATAAAAACTGCACCAGCGGAAAATTATCTTCAACACAGATTGTTTTTAAGGCTAATGATTTAAATGAACATGAAAACCTTACCGTTGCCGTAGGTTTTAAAGCCGGAGTTTTAAAAGAGCCATCTGGTTTCTTTAAATGGATTGACAGAAACTGGCAAAGTTTGCCTCTGTTTTTTATCGGAATTTATCTCTTATTTTTCTACTATAACAATTGGAGAAAATACGGAAAAGATCCTGAAAAACCAGTTGTGATTCCGCAATTCAATGCGCCAAATAATCTTTCACCTGCATCTTTGGGTTATATTGATAAAGGTAAATTTGATACTAATTTGGTTACCGCAAATCTCGTCGATCTTTCTGTAAAAGGTTTTGTTGATATTGATGAGGTGAAAGATATTAAGGAAACTTATCTGTCTAAAATATTTACATTAAAAAAAGTAGAAGCAAGCGATTACAATTTGCAAGGTGATCAAAAACTGCTTTTGAAAAAGATGTTTGGAAAAGAAAAGAAAATTTCTGTAAACGGAATATACAGTTCTAAAATTAAAAATGCAGTTGAAGATTTTGAAAAATATATTGTCAAAGCAAATAGAAATGTTGTTGAAAAAGTTTCCAATACAAAAATTGTCTATCAAGCATTGAAAATTATTCTTCTGACTTTTTTTCTTGCATTGATTGCAGATTCTCTGATTACTTGGAGTTTCAAAATATTATTAATCGCTTTGGTTGTCACTATTTTCGCCAGCCTTTTTGCTACTGTCTTGGTATTCATTTGGAAGGATGGAAATAGAATCATATTTTTAGTTGTTTTGTTGTTTTCATCAATAGTTATGTTACCTATTATTTTGATGGCATTTGGAGGGTTTGGCGATATTACTATGTTTGAATCAAACTGTTTCAAATTTCTCATATTCGGAATCATTTCAATTTTAATCTTTCAGTATTTAATTAATAAACCAAGTGAAGAAAAAGTGCAGTTGGAATCTGAAATTGAAGGTTTTAAAATGTACCTCAGTGCAGCTGAAGAAAACCAATTGAAGTTTCATAATCCTCCTGAAATGACTTCCGATGTGTTTGAGAAATTTCTTCCTTACGCCATTGTTTTCGGGGTTGAAGGAATTTGGGGTAAAAGATTCAGAGATAAAATGCAAGAAACAATCGACGCAGCCAAACCTTACAGCGAAATTCAAAATCATTTCAGTTATGGTTTTGCCAATTCATTTACCACAACATTGAAAGGAACAACTGTTGCTCCTGTAAGCAGCTTTTCTTCTTCATCATCGTCTTCCTCATCACGATCTTCAAGCAGTTCGTCTTATTCTGGAGGTTCCAGTTCTAGCGGTTCGTCTGGTGGAGGATCTTCGGGCGGCGGTGGAGGTGGCGGCGGAGGCGGCGGCTGGTAA
- the murA gene encoding UDP-N-acetylglucosamine 1-carboxyvinyltransferase, which yields MSGTFQIRGGKRLQGEITPQGAKNEALQILCAVLLTDEEVRIKNIPDIHDVNRLIEILGDFGVKVTKNGHGDFTFKADSVNFDYIKSDEFKKDGAKLRGSIMLMGPMLARYGEAYMPTPGGDKIGRRRLDTHFQGLVELGAEFHYDENEFFYSLKAKELNGKFILLEEASVTGTANIVMAAALAKGKTRIYNAACEPYLQQLCKMLNRMGANISGIGSNLLTIEGVTSLNGTEHTMLPDMVEIGSWIGLAAMTKSEITIKNVNWNQLGVIPNTFRKLGIELEQSGDDIYIPSQEHYKIQKFIDGSILTISDAPWPGFTPDLLSIILVVATQAKGSILVHQKMFESRLFFVDKLIDMGAQIILCDPHRATVIGLNQESPLRGTTMVSPDIRAGNALLIAALSAEGKSIIHNIEQIDRGYENIDGRLKAIGADIERI from the coding sequence ATGAGTGGGACATTTCAAATAAGAGGAGGAAAAAGACTGCAAGGTGAAATTACTCCACAAGGGGCAAAAAATGAAGCTCTCCAAATCTTATGTGCGGTTTTGTTAACGGATGAGGAGGTAAGAATTAAAAACATTCCCGATATTCATGATGTCAACAGATTGATTGAGATTTTAGGAGATTTCGGAGTAAAAGTGACCAAAAATGGTCATGGCGATTTTACTTTCAAGGCAGACAGCGTCAATTTTGATTACATTAAATCTGACGAATTCAAAAAAGACGGCGCAAAACTAAGAGGTTCAATTATGTTGATGGGTCCAATGCTAGCTCGTTACGGTGAAGCTTATATGCCAACTCCGGGTGGTGACAAAATCGGAAGAAGAAGATTAGATACGCACTTCCAAGGATTGGTAGAATTGGGTGCTGAATTTCATTATGATGAGAACGAATTTTTCTATTCATTAAAAGCTAAAGAACTTAACGGAAAATTTATCCTTCTTGAAGAAGCTTCTGTAACAGGAACTGCTAATATCGTAATGGCAGCAGCTTTGGCAAAAGGAAAAACAAGAATCTACAACGCAGCATGCGAACCTTATCTGCAGCAACTTTGCAAAATGCTGAACAGAATGGGTGCCAATATTTCAGGTATCGGTTCAAATTTATTAACGATTGAAGGCGTTACAAGTTTGAACGGAACAGAACACACTATGCTTCCGGACATGGTAGAAATCGGTTCATGGATTGGTCTTGCAGCCATGACAAAATCTGAAATCACCATCAAAAATGTCAACTGGAACCAGCTTGGCGTTATTCCAAATACATTCAGAAAACTGGGAATCGAGCTTGAGCAAAGTGGTGATGACATTTACATCCCATCTCAGGAACATTATAAAATTCAGAAATTCATCGACGGATCAATCCTTACGATTTCTGATGCGCCTTGGCCAGGATTTACTCCAGATTTACTTTCCATCATTTTGGTAGTGGCAACACAGGCAAAAGGAAGTATTTTGGTACATCAGAAAATGTTTGAATCAAGATTATTTTTCGTTGATAAACTGATTGACATGGGAGCACAAATTATCTTGTGCGATCCACACAGAGCAACAGTAATCGGTTTGAATCAAGAATCACCACTTCGTGGAACAACGATGGTTTCTCCCGACATCAGAGCCGGAAATGCACTTTTGATTGCTGCCCTTTCTGCTGAAGGAAAATCAATCATTCACAATATCGAGCAAATTGACCGTGGGTATGAAAATATCGACGGAAGATTGAAAGCAATTGGAGCAGATATTGAGAGGATATAA